One part of the Ranitomeya imitator isolate aRanImi1 chromosome 10, aRanImi1.pri, whole genome shotgun sequence genome encodes these proteins:
- the PAFAH1B3 gene encoding platelet-activating factor acetylhydrolase IB subunit alpha1, with the protein MCDSDKNPAAVPTPATDVQGDGRWMSVHNHFVASSKDKEPEVVFIGDSNLQLLHQLEIWRELFSPLHALNFGGLGDGTQHVLWRLENGELKHIKPKIIVLWVGTYNMGHTAEQIAGGIEAIVQCMEQRQPQAKVLVLGLLPRGKNPNPLRERNRRVNELLAKALQSTPNAKLLDVDPGFVHSDGTISHHDMYDYLHLSRLGYSRVCQTLHQTLLQLLEGRGTAKQQS; encoded by the exons ATGTGTGACAGCGACAAGAACCCCGCGGCGGTCCCCACCCCTGCGACAGACGTGCAGGGGGATGGGCGCTGGATGTCCGTG CACAATCACTTTGTGGCCAGCAGCAAAGACAAGGAGCCGGAGGTCGTCTTCATCGGAGACTCCAATCTGCAACTTCTGCACCAGTTGGAG ATCTGGAGGGAGCTCTTCTCTCCGCTACACGCCCTGAACTTCGGGGGACTGGGTGACGGCACCCAACACGTCCTATGGAGACTGGAAAATGGGGAACTGAAACACATCAAACCAAAG ATCATCGTGCTTTGGGTGGGCACATATAACATGGGGCACACAGCCGAGCAGATCGCAGGGGGGATTGAGGCCATTGTGCAGTGCATGGAGCAGAGGCAGCCACAGGCCAAGGTCCTCGTGCTG GGTTTGTTGCCACGAGGGAAGAACCCCAACCCCCTGCGGGAGAGGAACAGGCGGGTGAACGAGCTGTTGGCGAAGGCCCTGCAGTCTACGCCCAACGCAAAACTTCTAGACGTGGACCCCGGGTTTGTGCATTCAGACGGCACCATCAGCCACCACGATATGTACGACTACCTGCATCTCAGCCGGCTGGGATACTCCCGCGTGTGCCAGACGCTGCACCAAACACTACTCCAACTGCTGGAGGGCAGAGGAACCGCCAAACAGCAGAGTTAA